One window of the Daphnia pulex isolate KAP4 chromosome 8, ASM2113471v1 genome contains the following:
- the LOC124199876 gene encoding alpha-(1,3)-fucosyltransferase C-like, producing MLPIRAFMRVFLLCICMSLLFLFLYITYFSSEIEKPGLLRVAIGTNDSMNDTDNWKRISVIKGTKNILLWNELWGYRFGLGKAAFLNSGCRVDNCFITNNASLMPHENFDAILVHPPTQKTPKEFTNRRADQIFVMFSNEPPDHMPSELKSFDNYFNWTMTYRSGSDFHLKYGEIIPLDTAPKTEAEATTMREQMVHFDMNPALGKTKLAIWLVSNCYARSNRQGYVKVLKNYMDVDIFSKDGQCGGEDRCPRSQNEDVCYDMIEKTYKFYFSFENSICEEYVTEKFFEMMGRNIVPVVLGGANYSAIAPPHSYISALDYTPKQLAKYLKELDSNDTLYAEYFWWKPHYTVRNLYGTSRQTFCDLCEALHSTPLKRGTVNGLEKWYMKESHCANMPIIIRN from the coding sequence ATGTTGCCAATTCGTGCTTTTATGCGAGTGTTTCTACTGTGCATCTGCATGTCGTTGCTCTTTTTATTCCTGTACATAACGTATTTTAGTAGTGAAATCGAAAAACCTGGACTTCTTCGAGTGGCGATCGGTACAAATGACTCAATGAATGATACCGACAACTGGAAAAGAATTTCGGTCATCAAAggcacaaaaaatattttactgtGGAATGAATTGTGGGGCTATAGATTTGGATTGGGGAAAGCGGCATTTCTAAACTCCGGTTGTCGGGTTGACAACTGTTTCATCACTAACAATGCCAGTCTAATGCCGCACGAAAATTTCGACGCTATTCTCGTCCATCCGCCGACCCAGAAAACTCCAAAAGAATTCACAAATCGACGAGCCGATCAAATATTTGTGATGTTTTCCAACGAGCCACCCGATCACATGCCATCAGAGTTGAAGTCATTCGATAACTACTTCAATTGGACCATGACCTATCGAAGCGGTTCAGATTTCCATCTCAAGTATGGTGAAATAATTCCTCTGGATACTGCGCCAAAAACAGAAGCTGAGGCAACAACCATGCGAGAACAAATGGTTCATTTTGACATGAATCCGGCTCTTGGAAAGACGAAATTGGCCATTTGGTTGGTATCCAACTGTTACGCCAGAAGCAACAGACAAGGATACGTCAAAGTGTTGAAAAACTACATGGATGTGGACATTTTCAGTAAAGATGGCCAATGCGGAGGTGAGGATCGTTGTCCACGTAGTCAGAACGAAGACGTTTGCTACGACATGATTGAGAAAACGTACAAGTTTTACTTTTCATTCGAGAACTCAATCTGCGAGGAGTACGTCACGGAAAAGTTCTTTGAAATGATGGGTAGGAACATTGTGCCCGTCGTGCTGGGCGGGGCCAATTACAGCGCCATCGCTCCTCCGCATTCTTACATCAGTGCTTTAGATTATACTCCCAAACAGTTGGCCAAATATTTGAAGGAACTCGACAGCAATGACACTTTGTACGCAGAGTATTTCTGGTGGAAACCACACTACACCGTTCGCAACCTCTACGGAACAAGCAGACAGACATTCTGCGACTTGTGCGAAGCCCTTCACTCAACACCTCTGAAAAGGGGAACAGTCAACGGTTTAGAAAAGTGGTACATGAAGGAATCCCATTGTGCGAACAtgccaataataataaggaacTAA